Within the Malassezia vespertilionis chromosome 3, complete sequence genome, the region TCGGTACCAAGATCATCACTGAGACTATCTCCAAGCTCGACCTCTCCAACCGTCCGTTCAAGCTCTGGAACGAGGGTAATGAAAATGGAGAGCCCATTCTGGCTAAAACGATTGTCCTTGCGACGGGTGcctctgcgcgccgcatggaaCTCCCCGGCGAGGACAAGTACTGGCAGAATGGTATTagtgcatgcgccgtgtGCGACGGCGCAGTGCCCATTTTCCGCAACAAACCGCTTGCGGTTGTGGGCGGTGGCGACTCTGCTTCAGAAGAGGCAACGTACCTGACCAAATACGCTTCCCACGTATACGTCCTTGTCCGCCGTGATCAGCTGCGTGCTAGCCAGATTATGAGCAATCGCTTGCTCAACCATCCTAAGGTGACTGTGCTTTTCAACACTATTCCTATCGAGGCCAAAGGGGATGGCGAGCTCCTGACGACTGTTGTCACCAAGGACACCCAGACGGGCGAAACCAAGGATCTCGAAGTAAATGGCCTGTTCTATGCAATTGGCCACGTTCCCGCAACGTCGATTGTCAAGGGCCAGTTGGATATGGACGAAGAAGGCTATGTAAAGACTAACCCAGGCACGTCGCTGACGTCTGTGAAGGGCGTATTTGCTGCTGGTGATGTGCAGGACAAGGTCTACAGACAGGCTATTACATCCGCTGGCACTGGCTGTGCGGCTGGTCTGGAAGCAGAAAGGCTACTTGCTGCAGAGGAAGTCCTTTGATTATATAGAATCTCTCTCTGTAGATCCGCCTCTGAGTTTGTTGAGACGAATttccgcatcgcgctcaCTGCGCGCGTAATTTTCTGCGTCACACCACAGGGTCGTTGCAGGGCATTGTACCGCTGCAAGTGGCCACGCTTCCGGACGTGTCACGTGTCAACAACTTTTTACCGCGTGGTAGAACCGACCTAACCCGTGCATTTCACCAATCAGAGACCTACTATTGACAAATACCGTGCATGTACGGGTGATGACGTGAAGTAATGATTTCAATTGGCTGGTCATAGTGCAAATGGTGGCTTCTGATTAGTGCTGGCGAAAGTAACTGGCACTGAACTGCTTGCCCTTTTACCGGCACAGAGCCTCTCGTTCTCCTTATAAACTGCTTTGTTGGTACTCAGCAATTTTCTTCTGATCAACATGCTGTCGATTCGCGCTATGCGTTCGCCTGCTCTTCGCATGGCTGCTCAACGGGCTAGCCGTGCGGCGGCTTCCACTCGTGGGGTTGCAACAGTCTCGGAGGACGCCGTCTCCATCAACGTCGAAGAACTGAAGAAAAAAGTCGAGCTCAGCGTTATCGAGTCTGGTAAGGGATACTACCTTCCTTACGCGAAAATGGCGGAGAATTTGCAGATTGTCAAGGACCGTCTTAAGCGCCCTCTTACAATGAGTGAGAAGGTCGTCTACGCACATTTGGATGACCCCCACGGTCAAGATATCGAGCGTGGCGTTTCTTACCTGCGTCTCCGTCCTGACCGTGTCGCATGCCAAGATGCCACTGCACAGATGGCTTTGCTGCAGTTTATGTCTGCTGGTCTGCCGCAGGTCGCGGTGCCTTCCACTGTCCATTGCGACCATCTTATCGCTGCTAGCACTGGTGGCCCCGGCGacttgcagcgtgccaTAGACGTGAACAAGGAAGTGTACGACTTCCTTGCCACTTGCACTGCCAAGTACGGTCTTGGTTTCTGGAAGCCCGGCTCTGGTATTATTCACCAGATTATCTTTGAAAACTATGCGTTCCCCGGTGGTCTTATGATTGGTACCGATTCGCACACGCCCAATGCCGGTGGTCTTGGTATGATTGCGTGTGGCGTTGGTGGTGCTGATGCCGTCGATGTTATGGCCGATATCCCCTGGGAGCTCAAGTGCCCCAAGGTGATTGGTGTGCAGCTTGAGGGCCGTCTCTCTGGCTGGACTACGCCCAAGGATGTGATTTTGAAAGTCGCCGGTGAGCTTACCGTCAAAGGTGGTACTGGCGCGATTGTTGAATACAAGGGTCCCGGTGTTTCTTCGCTTTCTGCTACTGGTATGGGTACTATTTGCAACATGGGTGCTGAGATTGGTGCCACCACGTCGGTCTTCCCCTTCAACGACCGTCAATCCAAGTACCTTGAGGCCACGAACCGCGCTCCgattgcgcgtgctgccGAAAACTTCCACCG harbors:
- a CDS encoding uncharacterized protein (EggNog:ENOG503NW0C; COG:O; BUSCO:EOG0926386D), which codes for MAPINNNEASKPIDVVIIGSGPAAHTAAIYLGRAELKPVLYEGFLANGTAAGGQLTTTTDVENYPGFPDGIGGTKLMEQMRAQSERFGTKIITETISKLDLSNRPFKLWNEGNENGEPILAKTIVLATGASARRMELPGEDKYWQNGISACAVCDGAVPIFRNKPLAVVGGGDSASEEATYLTKYASHVYVLVRRDQLRASQIMSNRLLNHPKVTVLFNTIPIEAKGDGELLTTVVTKDTQTGETKDLEVNGLFYAIGHVPATSIVKGQLDMDEEGYVKTNPGTSLTSVKGVFAAGDVQDKVYRQAITSAGTGCAAGLEAERLLAAEEVL